In Cryptomeria japonica chromosome 10, Sugi_1.0, whole genome shotgun sequence, a genomic segment contains:
- the LOC131859103 gene encoding uncharacterized protein LOC131859103 has product MTLVGKFLGPRPNIDIVRAFAKHKWSLKGQVEITTMSKGALSLAFSYKEDMSRVLCDGPWLIGKAMLALEKWVHKMELNGSFFVQAPVWVRLLGLPLEFWVEDVFKGVASSFGKLLSMDPITMARRRFTYSRICIGVTQDTNMLLSIEINSRLGKWNQPLEYGSVPFAFFHCKKARHTTRKCPLQVAKEKEKKERTLQWKAKNPIKQPKSSEKENKIEEAQSVIPDTIEKQLDVNGENPELPLNDKGKMDQTGKDDREQQDTN; this is encoded by the coding sequence ATGACACTGGTTGGAAAATTTTTGGGTCCCAGGCCAAATATTGATATTGTCAGGGCTTTTGCTAAACACAAATGGTCTcttaaaggtcaagtggagatcACAACTATGTCAAAAGGGGCATTGTCATTGGCCTTCTCCTACAAGGAAGATATGTCAAGAGTGCTTTGTGATGGTCCCTGGCTGATCGGTAAGGCAATGCTAGCTCTGGAAAAATGGGTGCATAAGATGGAACTTAATGGATCATTTTTTGTCCAGGCTCCTGTCTGGGTTAGACTGTTGGGCCTTCCCTTAGAATTTTGGGTGGAAGATGTGTTTAAAGGTGTTGCTAGTTCTTTTGGTAAACTCCTCTCAATGGACCCCATAACTATGGCCAGAAGAAGATTTACTTATTCCAGGATCTGCATTGGAGTTACGCAAGACACAAATATGCTTTTATCCATTGAAATCAACTCTAGATTGGGAAAATGGAACCAACCTTTGGAATATGGAAGTGTCCCTTTTGCTTTCTTTCATTGCAAAAAAGCGAGACATACAACAAGGAAATGCCCTCTTCAGGTggccaaagagaaagaaaagaaagagaggaCACTACAATGGAAAGCAAAAAACCCCATTAAGCAACCAAAGAGCTCTGAAAAAGAGAACAAAATTGAAGAGGCCCAAAGTGTCATCCCTGACACGATAGAGAAACaattagatgttaatggggaaaaCCCAGAACTACCTTTGAATGATAAAGGTAAAATGGATCAAACAGGTAAAGATGATAGAGAACAACAAGATACCAATTAG